The following proteins are encoded in a genomic region of Planococcus lenghuensis:
- a CDS encoding long-chain-fatty-acid--CoA ligase, giving the protein MIEKPWLSHYPSEIPPTLTYEPIPVQEYLTRTSKKHGSKTAVHFLGKELTYKELHESALKFANYLQSLGVEKGDRVAIMLPNCPQSLIAYYGVLYTGGVVVQTNPLYTEREIAYQMKDSGAKVIVALDLLYPRVAAVLKETELENVIVTGIRDYLPFPKSMLYPLVQKKQQVVAVKVEHSGINHLFSEIMKRAEPSVREQSFNFEEDLALLQYTGGTTGSPKGVMLTHKNLIANATMCNAWMYQTKEGEETVLAIIPFFHVYGMTTVMILAVMQGNKMVLLPKFEPETALKTIQKQKPTIFPGAPTIYIGLMNHPDFHKYDLSSIEACLSGSAPLPTEVQEKFEQATGGKLVEGYGLSETSPVTHSNLLWGERVKGSIGLPYPDTEAAVFKLGTTEPLPPGEIGEIAIRGPQVMKGYWNRPEETAATIIDGWLLTGDIGRMDEKGYFYVIDRKKDMIIAGGFNVYPRDIEEVLYEHEAIQECVVAGVPDPYRGETVKAYIVPKDGYTLTEEELDTFCRAHLAAFKVPRIYEFRKELPKTAVGKILRRSLVEEEKKKLEENASVPS; this is encoded by the coding sequence ATGATTGAGAAGCCGTGGCTGTCCCATTATCCGTCTGAAATCCCGCCCACATTGACGTATGAACCGATTCCAGTCCAAGAATATTTGACGAGAACAAGCAAAAAGCATGGAAGTAAAACTGCTGTCCATTTTCTCGGAAAAGAACTGACGTATAAGGAATTGCATGAATCGGCACTGAAATTCGCCAATTATCTCCAGTCCCTTGGTGTCGAAAAAGGCGACCGGGTCGCCATCATGCTGCCGAACTGCCCGCAGAGCCTGATCGCTTATTACGGCGTCCTGTATACGGGCGGCGTTGTCGTGCAGACCAATCCGCTTTATACGGAACGCGAAATCGCTTATCAGATGAAAGATTCAGGCGCAAAAGTAATTGTGGCACTCGACCTTCTGTACCCGCGGGTTGCAGCGGTTCTGAAAGAGACGGAACTTGAAAATGTGATCGTTACGGGCATCCGGGATTACCTGCCGTTTCCAAAGAGCATGCTGTATCCGCTCGTGCAGAAAAAGCAGCAAGTGGTAGCGGTTAAAGTGGAACATAGCGGCATCAATCATTTATTCAGTGAAATCATGAAGCGGGCGGAACCTTCTGTCAGGGAACAGTCATTCAATTTTGAGGAAGATCTGGCGCTGCTGCAGTACACAGGCGGTACAACCGGATCTCCAAAAGGGGTCATGCTGACGCATAAAAACCTGATCGCCAATGCGACGATGTGCAATGCATGGATGTACCAGACGAAAGAAGGGGAAGAGACGGTGCTCGCCATTATTCCGTTCTTTCATGTGTACGGCATGACAACCGTCATGATCCTCGCTGTCATGCAAGGCAATAAGATGGTGCTGCTGCCGAAATTCGAACCGGAAACGGCATTAAAGACGATTCAGAAGCAGAAGCCGACGATTTTTCCGGGGGCGCCGACCATCTACATCGGTCTCATGAATCATCCGGATTTTCATAAATACGATCTGTCTTCCATTGAAGCTTGTCTGAGCGGCTCTGCACCGCTACCGACTGAAGTGCAGGAGAAGTTTGAACAAGCGACCGGCGGTAAACTTGTGGAAGGGTACGGACTCTCAGAGACGTCTCCTGTCACTCACTCCAATCTATTGTGGGGCGAACGGGTTAAGGGCTCAATCGGTCTTCCATATCCGGACACGGAAGCGGCGGTCTTCAAACTCGGCACGACTGAACCCCTGCCGCCTGGAGAAATCGGGGAAATCGCCATCCGCGGCCCGCAGGTGATGAAAGGCTATTGGAACCGGCCGGAAGAAACGGCAGCAACGATTATCGACGGCTGGCTATTGACCGGGGATATCGGCCGGATGGATGAAAAAGGTTATTTTTACGTAATAGATCGCAAAAAGGATATGATCATCGCCGGTGGTTTCAATGTGTATCCGCGTGATATTGAAGAAGTGCTGTATGAGCATGAAGCCATCCAGGAATGCGTCGTAGCCGGCGTGCCGGATCCGTACCGTGGTGAAACGGTAAAAGCATACATTGTGCCAAAAGACGGGTATACTTTAACAGAAGAGGAATTGGACACGTTCTGCCGGGCTCATCTGGCGGCATTTAAAGTCCCGCGCATCTATGAATTCCGCAAAGAGCTGCCGAAAACCGCAGTCGGGAAAATTCTGCGCCGCTCGCTCGTGGAAGAAGAGAAAAAGAAACTGGAGGAGAATGCTTCTGTTCCTTCGTAA
- a CDS encoding TetR/AcrR family transcriptional regulator, whose translation MKKDKPKYRIIIDAAVTVIAENGYHQAQVSKIAKQAGVADGTIYLYFKNKEDILISVFEEKMSLFTDKLMEILETEMPASDKLKFMIENHFDVLSADRHLSIVTQLELRQSNHDLRMKINGVLKEYLVLLDVILKEGMESGEFDQDMDIRLARQMVFGTMDETITTWVMNDHKYDLVRLAPKVHRMLMKGMRA comes from the coding sequence ATGAAGAAAGATAAACCGAAGTACAGGATAATCATCGATGCTGCTGTGACCGTCATCGCGGAAAACGGCTACCATCAGGCACAAGTATCAAAGATTGCCAAACAGGCCGGAGTTGCAGACGGCACCATTTATCTGTACTTTAAGAATAAAGAGGACATTCTCATTTCGGTATTCGAGGAGAAGATGAGCCTGTTCACAGACAAGCTCATGGAAATCCTTGAAACGGAAATGCCGGCATCCGATAAACTGAAGTTCATGATCGAAAACCACTTCGATGTGCTGAGTGCCGACCGGCATCTGTCGATTGTCACCCAGCTTGAACTGCGCCAGTCCAATCATGACCTTCGAATGAAAATCAATGGCGTGCTCAAAGAGTATTTAGTTTTGCTTGACGTTATCCTGAAGGAGGGAATGGAAAGCGGAGAATTCGACCAGGATATGGACATTCGCCTGGCGCGCCAAATGGTGTTCGGCACGATGGATGAAACCATCACGACATGGGTCATGAATGATCATAAATACGATCTTGTCAGACTGGCACCGAAAGTTCATCGCATGCTGATGAAAGGGATGCGCGCATAG
- a CDS encoding enoyl-CoA hydratase — MEAITWKNEDGVAIAAINRPPANALSRSLILEVNELLDAVENDAEVRVVVLHGEGRFFSAGADIKEFTSVTSGEEFSKLSASGQQVFERVETFSKPVIAAIHGAALGGGLELAMSCHMRFVTETAKLGLPELQLGLIPGFAGTQRLPRYVGMAKAAEMLLTSDPISGEEAVRLGLANRAYAEEALLPETLKLAKKIAKKSPVSVSAALRMLQFTKDAQYHAGVDAEAEAFGTVFVSEDAKEGIQAFLEKREASFKGK; from the coding sequence ATGGAAGCGATTACATGGAAAAACGAGGATGGCGTAGCGATTGCTGCAATTAACCGTCCTCCGGCGAACGCTTTATCGCGTTCACTGATTCTGGAAGTTAATGAATTGCTTGATGCTGTGGAAAACGATGCGGAAGTCCGCGTAGTCGTGCTGCATGGGGAAGGCCGGTTTTTCTCAGCCGGTGCAGACATCAAGGAATTCACCTCTGTCACATCGGGGGAAGAGTTTTCGAAACTGTCAGCAAGCGGCCAGCAAGTATTTGAACGGGTGGAGACTTTCTCAAAACCGGTGATTGCCGCCATCCATGGTGCTGCCCTTGGCGGCGGGCTGGAACTGGCGATGAGCTGCCACATGCGGTTCGTAACAGAAACCGCTAAGCTCGGACTGCCGGAACTGCAGCTTGGCCTCATTCCGGGCTTTGCCGGCACGCAGCGGCTGCCGCGCTATGTCGGCATGGCGAAAGCAGCAGAAATGCTGCTGACGAGTGATCCCATCAGCGGTGAGGAAGCGGTCCGGCTTGGACTTGCCAACCGCGCCTATGCGGAAGAGGCGTTATTGCCTGAAACACTGAAACTCGCAAAGAAGATTGCGAAAAAAAGTCCGGTTTCCGTCAGTGCCGCACTCCGGATGCTGCAATTCACAAAAGATGCGCAGTATCACGCGGGGGTGGATGCCGAAGCGGAAGCGTTCGGCACTGTTTTCGTATCGGAAGACGCGAAAGAAGGCATCCAGGCTTTCCTTGAAAAGCGGGAAGCAAGTTTTAAAGGGAAATAA
- a CDS encoding electron transfer flavoprotein subunit beta/FixA family protein, with the protein MNIYVLVKRTFDTEEKIAVSNGKIQEDGAEFIINPYDEYAVEEAIQLRDEHGGEVTVVTVGEEDAEKQLRTALAMGADKAVLINTEDDVEESDQYTTALILAEYLKDKDADLILAGNVAIDGGSGQVGPRVAERLGINCVTTITDFKYDGTNVTIVRDMEGDSETIQTTLPLLVTAQQGLNDPRYPSLPGIMKAKKKPLEELEIDDLDLEEDDVEPKIETVDVYLPPAKAAGRILEGELTDQVAELASLLRNEAKVI; encoded by the coding sequence ATGAACATTTATGTATTGGTAAAACGCACATTCGACACGGAAGAAAAAATCGCAGTCTCCAACGGTAAAATCCAGGAAGACGGCGCGGAATTCATCATCAACCCATATGATGAGTATGCAGTGGAAGAAGCGATCCAGCTGCGCGATGAGCACGGCGGGGAAGTGACCGTTGTGACCGTCGGAGAAGAAGATGCAGAAAAGCAGCTGCGCACAGCGCTCGCAATGGGCGCGGATAAAGCAGTGCTGATCAACACGGAAGACGATGTGGAAGAGTCTGATCAGTATACAACAGCGCTGATTCTTGCTGAGTATCTGAAGGACAAAGATGCAGACCTGATTCTTGCAGGAAACGTGGCCATCGACGGCGGATCCGGACAAGTCGGCCCGCGGGTCGCTGAACGCCTCGGCATCAATTGCGTCACAACAATCACTGACTTTAAATACGACGGCACAAATGTGACGATCGTCCGTGACATGGAAGGTGATTCTGAAACAATCCAGACAACGCTGCCGCTTCTTGTGACAGCCCAGCAAGGTCTGAACGATCCGCGGTATCCGTCGCTTCCAGGAATCATGAAAGCGAAGAAAAAACCGCTTGAAGAACTGGAAATCGATGACTTGGATCTAGAAGAAGACGACGTGGAACCGAAGATCGAAACGGTGGATGTCTACCTGCCGCCTGCGAAAGCAGCGGGACGGATTCTTGAAGGTGAACTGACCGATCAGGTGGCTGAGCTGGCCAGCCTGCTGCGCAACGAAGCGAAAGTTATATAA
- a CDS encoding electron transfer flavoprotein subunit alpha/FixB family protein, translating into MSKKVLVLGEAREGALRNVSFEAIAAAKQVSGGGEVVGVLIGDSVQDLAQELSQYGADRVITVEHPHLKTYTSDGFGQAFMAVVEQENPEGMVFAHTANGKDLAPKIASKLQSGLVSDVTAIEGEGDDAEFIRPIYSGKAFEKVRVKDGIAFLTIRPNNIPPLEKGEGGGDVSSLSVDITNLRTIIQDVVRKSTDGVDLSEAKVIVAGGRGVKSAEGFEPLKELADLLGGAIGASRGACDADYVDYSLQIGQTGKVVTPDLYIAAGISGAIQHLAGMSNSKVIVAINKDPEANIFKVADYGIVGDLFEVVPMLTEEFRKMM; encoded by the coding sequence ATGTCGAAGAAAGTACTGGTACTGGGTGAAGCGCGTGAAGGCGCATTACGAAACGTGTCATTTGAAGCGATTGCTGCAGCGAAGCAAGTTTCGGGTGGCGGAGAAGTGGTCGGTGTACTGATTGGAGATTCCGTGCAGGATCTGGCACAGGAACTGTCCCAGTACGGCGCAGACCGCGTCATCACTGTGGAGCATCCGCACCTGAAAACATATACGTCTGACGGGTTCGGCCAGGCATTCATGGCGGTTGTCGAACAGGAAAATCCAGAAGGCATGGTATTTGCACATACAGCAAACGGTAAAGATCTGGCACCGAAAATCGCATCGAAACTGCAGTCCGGGCTCGTGTCGGATGTCACGGCGATTGAAGGGGAAGGCGATGATGCTGAATTCATCCGTCCGATCTACTCCGGAAAAGCGTTTGAAAAAGTGCGTGTGAAAGACGGCATTGCGTTTTTGACAATCCGTCCGAATAACATCCCGCCGCTTGAAAAAGGCGAAGGCGGCGGAGACGTCAGCTCCCTGTCCGTTGACATCACGAACCTGCGCACGATCATTCAGGATGTTGTGAGAAAATCGACGGATGGCGTGGACCTGTCCGAAGCGAAGGTCATCGTAGCCGGCGGGCGCGGCGTTAAAAGTGCGGAAGGCTTCGAACCGCTGAAAGAACTCGCTGATCTCCTCGGCGGTGCGATCGGCGCATCCCGCGGAGCATGTGACGCTGATTACGTCGATTACTCTCTGCAAATCGGTCAGACCGGTAAAGTTGTTACACCTGACCTTTACATCGCTGCAGGTATCTCAGGTGCCATCCAGCATCTCGCTGGAATGTCCAACTCGAAAGTAATCGTCGCCATCAATAAAGATCCGGAAGCGAACATCTTCAAAGTGGCGGATTACGGAATTGTGGGCGACTTGTTTGAAGTCGTGCCGATGCTGACAGAAGAATTCCGCAAAATGATGTAA
- the trxA gene encoding thioredoxin, with the protein MSRENRLYYSRRNVSMAIVKGTDQNFKQEISDGLVLVDFWAAWCGPCKMVAPVLEELNEDMGDQLKIVKLDVDENQETAGNFGIMSIPTLLLFKDGQQVDKVVGFRPKDALADMVSSHA; encoded by the coding sequence ATCAGTAGGGAGAACAGGCTATATTACTCAAGGAGGAATGTTTCAATGGCAATCGTAAAAGGAACAGATCAGAACTTTAAACAGGAAATTTCAGACGGTCTTGTACTTGTGGACTTCTGGGCAGCTTGGTGTGGGCCTTGTAAAATGGTCGCTCCTGTATTGGAAGAACTGAACGAAGATATGGGCGACCAGCTGAAGATCGTCAAACTCGATGTTGACGAAAATCAGGAAACTGCCGGAAATTTCGGTATCATGTCGATTCCGACGCTTCTGCTGTTCAAAGACGGCCAGCAAGTGGATAAAGTCGTTGGCTTCCGTCCGAAAGATGCATTGGCTGATATGGTCAGCAGCCACGCATAA
- the uvrC gene encoding excinuclease ABC subunit UvrC yields MNEWIKNKLSVLPDQPGCYLMKDRQGTIIYVGKAKVLKNRVRSYFTGSHDAKTQRLVGEIEDFEYIVTSSNIEALILELNLIKKHDPKYNIMLKDDKSYPYIKITAERHPKLITTRQVKKDKGKYFGPYPNAYAANETKKLLDRLYPLRKCHTLPDKECLYYHIGQCMAPCIHPVEKETYQEMIDEITKFLNGGFQDVKKDLTEKMRLASENLEFERAKEYRDQIAHIETVMEKQKMAMNDFTNRDVFGYAVDKGWMCVQVFFVRQGKLIERDASMFPLYRDPEDEFMTFLGQFYEKPNHVKPKEIFLPPGTDADLAGELLDVRVSVPQRGKKKDLVDLAVKNAQIAVREKFQLIERQEQRTVGACEELGEALNIAVPLRIEAFDNSHIQGADAVSAMVTFVDGRPSKKDYRKYKTRSGAKPDDYEAMREVIRRRYSRVLREDLALPDLIVIDGGKGQMEAAREVLEDELGLEIPIAGLAKDAKHQTAQLLFGFPAEVVPLPRTSEAFYMLQRIQDEVHRFAITFHRQLRGKGSITSVLDELPGVGPKRKKQLLKHFGSVKKIREATAEDFQKAGMPAGVATAIEAHFHSGNTQQEG; encoded by the coding sequence ATGAATGAATGGATCAAAAATAAGCTGTCCGTGCTGCCCGATCAGCCGGGCTGTTATTTAATGAAAGACCGGCAAGGCACGATTATTTATGTCGGGAAGGCGAAAGTGCTGAAAAACCGGGTACGTTCTTATTTTACCGGCAGCCATGATGCCAAGACGCAGCGGCTGGTCGGTGAAATCGAGGATTTCGAATATATTGTAACATCATCGAATATCGAGGCGCTGATTCTTGAACTGAACCTGATCAAAAAGCATGATCCGAAATACAATATCATGCTGAAAGACGATAAATCGTATCCATATATTAAAATTACAGCAGAGCGGCATCCGAAACTGATCACGACCCGGCAAGTCAAAAAAGACAAAGGGAAATATTTCGGGCCGTATCCGAATGCCTATGCAGCCAATGAAACGAAAAAACTCCTCGACCGGCTATACCCGCTCCGCAAATGCCATACACTGCCGGATAAGGAATGCCTTTATTACCACATCGGCCAATGCATGGCGCCGTGCATCCATCCGGTCGAAAAAGAAACGTACCAGGAAATGATCGATGAGATCACGAAGTTCCTGAACGGCGGCTTCCAGGATGTTAAAAAAGACCTGACTGAAAAAATGCGGCTTGCCTCTGAGAACCTGGAGTTTGAGCGGGCGAAAGAGTACCGCGATCAGATTGCGCATATTGAAACGGTAATGGAAAAGCAGAAGATGGCGATGAACGATTTCACAAACAGGGATGTCTTTGGATATGCAGTTGATAAAGGGTGGATGTGCGTTCAGGTGTTTTTCGTGCGGCAAGGTAAATTGATTGAACGGGACGCCTCGATGTTTCCGCTTTACCGCGATCCCGAAGATGAATTCATGACATTCCTTGGCCAGTTTTATGAGAAGCCGAACCATGTGAAGCCGAAAGAGATTTTCCTTCCGCCTGGAACAGATGCCGACCTGGCAGGCGAATTGCTTGATGTGCGGGTATCTGTACCGCAACGGGGAAAAAAGAAAGACTTGGTGGACTTGGCCGTGAAGAATGCACAAATCGCCGTCCGGGAAAAATTCCAGCTGATTGAACGGCAGGAACAGCGGACGGTCGGTGCCTGTGAAGAACTCGGAGAAGCGTTGAACATCGCAGTCCCGCTTCGGATTGAAGCGTTCGACAATTCGCATATTCAAGGGGCGGATGCCGTATCGGCGATGGTGACGTTTGTCGACGGCCGGCCGTCCAAGAAAGATTACCGCAAGTACAAAACGCGGAGCGGTGCTAAACCGGATGATTACGAAGCGATGCGTGAAGTCATCCGGCGCCGCTACTCCCGGGTGCTGCGTGAAGACCTGGCATTGCCGGACCTTATCGTCATCGATGGCGGGAAAGGCCAGATGGAAGCGGCGCGTGAAGTGCTTGAAGATGAGCTCGGTCTTGAAATTCCGATTGCAGGGCTGGCGAAGGATGCAAAACACCAGACGGCCCAGCTGTTATTCGGCTTCCCGGCCGAAGTGGTTCCGCTTCCGCGCACGAGTGAAGCATTTTATATGCTGCAGCGGATTCAGGACGAAGTGCACCGCTTTGCAATCACGTTCCACCGCCAATTGCGGGGCAAAGGATCGATTACTTCTGTGCTGGATGAACTGCCGGGCGTTGGACCGAAACGGAAAAAGCAGTTGTTGAAGCATTTCGGTTCTGTCAAAAAAATCAGGGAAGCAACGGCGGAAGATTTCCAGAAAGCCGGCATGCCCGCCGGTGTCGCAACAGCAATTGAAGCGCATTTCCATTCCGGTAATACGCAGCAAGAAGGGTGA
- a CDS encoding succinate dehydrogenase cytochrome b558 subunit has translation MTTHREFLLKRLHSLLGIIPVGIFLTQHLFVNNFAVRGPEAFEAGAHFLESLPFRIFLEIFVIFLPLLFHAFYGLYIAFTAKNNPGEYGYLRNWAFVLQRYTGVFLVIFIAWHVYETRIQAAFGAEVNFEMMAEILSNPFMVAFYVLGVLTATFHFSNGIWSFLVRWGITQSPGSQRVATAVTMLFFVVLSIIGVQAVFAFV, from the coding sequence TTGACTACACATCGTGAATTTCTTTTGAAACGTCTTCATTCATTGCTGGGAATCATCCCGGTAGGCATCTTCCTGACACAGCATTTGTTCGTCAACAACTTTGCTGTCCGGGGACCGGAAGCATTTGAAGCCGGTGCTCATTTCCTGGAGAGTCTGCCATTCCGGATTTTTCTTGAAATCTTCGTGATTTTCCTGCCATTGTTGTTCCATGCATTTTATGGCCTCTACATAGCATTCACGGCGAAAAACAATCCGGGCGAGTATGGTTATCTCCGCAACTGGGCATTCGTACTGCAGCGTTACACGGGCGTCTTCCTTGTAATCTTTATTGCATGGCACGTCTATGAAACACGCATTCAGGCGGCATTCGGCGCAGAAGTCAATTTTGAAATGATGGCAGAAATTCTGTCGAACCCGTTCATGGTCGCATTCTATGTACTGGGTGTCCTGACGGCAACATTCCATTTTTCAAACGGAATCTGGTCATTCCTCGTCAGATGGGGAATCACACAGTCACCGGGCTCACAGCGCGTGGCAACAGCTGTTACGATGCTGTTCTTCGTTGTACTGTCGATTATCGGCGTACAGGCTGTGTTCGCATTCGTCTAA
- the sdhA gene encoding succinate dehydrogenase flavoprotein subunit gives MAKGKLIVVGGGLAGSMATVRAAEAGTQVDLFSLVPIKRSHSVCAQGGINGAVNTKGEGDSPDIHFDDTVYGGDFLANQPPVKAMTDAAPAIIRLLDRMGVMFNRTPEGLLDFRRFGGTLHHRTAFAGATTGQQLLYAIEEQVRRQEVNGLVTKYEGWEFLGIILDDDGKARGIAAQNLKSMEIQTFRADAVIMATGGPGIIFGKSTNSIINTGSAASIVYQQGAYYANGEFIQIHPTAIPGDDKLRLMSESARGEGGRIWTYKDGKPWYFLEEKYPAYGNLVPRDIATREIFDVCVNQKLGINGENMVYLDLSHKDPKVLDLKLGGIIEIYEKFTGDDPRKVPMKIFPAVHYSMGGLWVDYDQMTNIPGLFAAGECDYSQHGANRLGANSLLSAIYAGMVAGPNAIEYIKGLDVLAEDLPTDIFDRKQAEEEAKWEHIMGMNGTENAYVIHKELGEWMTDNVTVVRYNDKLKATDEKIVELLERYENINILDTQRWSNQGAMFTRQLKNMLLLARVITQGALNRNESRGAHFKPDFPERNDAEWLKTTMAKFDGESAPIFHYEEVDISLIPPRKRDYSAKS, from the coding sequence ATGGCGAAAGGCAAGTTAATCGTTGTCGGCGGAGGCCTCGCAGGTTCAATGGCAACTGTGCGGGCTGCTGAAGCCGGCACACAAGTAGATTTGTTTTCACTGGTTCCGATAAAGCGCTCACACTCTGTATGCGCACAGGGCGGCATCAATGGCGCAGTAAATACAAAAGGGGAAGGCGACTCCCCCGATATTCACTTTGACGACACGGTATACGGCGGTGACTTTTTAGCGAATCAGCCACCGGTTAAGGCGATGACGGATGCAGCTCCGGCGATTATCCGATTGCTGGACCGCATGGGCGTCATGTTCAACCGGACACCGGAGGGACTGCTCGATTTCCGCCGTTTCGGCGGAACGCTTCACCACCGGACGGCATTTGCAGGCGCGACTACAGGCCAGCAGCTCTTGTACGCAATCGAAGAGCAGGTGCGCCGGCAGGAAGTGAATGGGCTTGTAACAAAATATGAAGGCTGGGAATTCCTCGGAATCATCCTGGACGACGACGGAAAAGCGCGCGGAATTGCGGCTCAGAACTTGAAGTCCATGGAGATCCAGACATTCCGCGCCGATGCAGTGATCATGGCAACTGGCGGACCGGGGATCATCTTCGGAAAATCCACGAACTCCATCATCAATACCGGATCGGCAGCTTCCATTGTTTATCAGCAGGGTGCCTATTACGCAAACGGTGAATTCATCCAAATCCACCCGACAGCCATTCCGGGAGACGACAAGCTCCGGCTCATGTCGGAATCGGCCCGTGGTGAAGGCGGGCGGATCTGGACGTATAAGGACGGCAAACCGTGGTATTTCCTGGAAGAGAAGTATCCGGCTTACGGAAACCTGGTGCCGCGTGACATCGCGACCCGGGAAATTTTCGATGTGTGTGTAAACCAGAAGCTCGGCATCAATGGTGAGAACATGGTCTACCTGGATCTCTCGCATAAAGACCCGAAAGTGCTGGATCTCAAACTCGGCGGCATCATCGAGATTTATGAGAAATTCACAGGCGACGATCCGCGTAAAGTGCCGATGAAGATCTTCCCGGCTGTGCATTATTCAATGGGCGGTCTGTGGGTCGATTACGATCAGATGACGAACATCCCTGGCTTGTTCGCTGCCGGTGAATGTGATTATTCACAGCACGGAGCAAACCGCCTGGGCGCTAACTCGCTCTTATCCGCCATTTACGCAGGCATGGTAGCAGGACCGAACGCGATAGAATACATTAAAGGGCTTGATGTGCTGGCTGAAGATCTGCCGACGGATATCTTTGACCGCAAACAAGCGGAAGAAGAAGCGAAGTGGGAGCATATCATGGGCATGAACGGCACAGAAAACGCTTATGTGATCCATAAGGAACTCGGCGAGTGGATGACGGACAATGTGACAGTTGTGCGCTACAATGATAAACTGAAGGCGACGGATGAAAAAATCGTCGAACTTCTGGAACGCTATGAAAACATCAATATTCTTGATACACAGCGCTGGAGCAACCAGGGTGCCATGTTTACCCGGCAGCTGAAAAATATGCTGCTGCTCGCACGCGTCATCACACAAGGTGCGTTGAACCGGAATGAGAGCCGAGGCGCTCACTTCAAACCGGATTTCCCTGAACGTAATGACGCCGAGTGGCTGAAGACGACGATGGCGAAATTCGACGGTGAGAGTGCGCCGATCTTCCATTATGAAGAAGTGGACATCTCCCTGATTCCGCCGCGCAAGCGCGACTACTCTGCAAAATCATAA
- the sdhB gene encoding succinate dehydrogenase iron-sulfur subunit, whose translation MAEAAKTVIFEIERRNGTDEESYWESFEVPYRANMNVISALMEIRRNPVNRDGKVTTPVAWDMSCLEEVCGACSMVINGRARQSCTALVDQLEQPIRLQPMKTFPVTRDLIIDRSRMFDSLKKVKAWVPIDGTYDLGEGPRMPEQKRQWAYELSKCMTCGVCLEACPNVNEKSDFIGAAPISQVRLFNAHPTGSMNKDERINALITDGGLQGCGNSQNCVESCPKGIPLTTSIAAMNRAATVQMFRNFFGSDSMVD comes from the coding sequence ATGGCTGAAGCAGCTAAAACGGTCATTTTTGAAATCGAACGGCGCAACGGAACTGACGAAGAGTCATACTGGGAATCGTTCGAAGTACCATACCGTGCAAACATGAACGTTATTTCTGCGCTCATGGAAATCCGCCGGAATCCGGTGAACCGGGACGGCAAAGTGACGACACCGGTTGCATGGGACATGAGCTGTCTCGAGGAAGTGTGCGGCGCCTGTTCCATGGTCATCAACGGCCGGGCCCGCCAATCTTGTACAGCGCTCGTGGATCAGCTTGAACAGCCGATCCGCCTGCAGCCGATGAAGACATTCCCGGTTACCCGCGACCTGATCATCGATCGCAGCCGTATGTTCGACTCACTGAAAAAAGTAAAAGCATGGGTGCCGATCGACGGAACGTATGACCTTGGAGAAGGTCCGCGTATGCCGGAACAGAAGCGCCAATGGGCATATGAACTGTCCAAGTGCATGACATGCGGCGTATGCCTCGAAGCGTGCCCGAACGTCAACGAAAAATCGGACTTCATCGGTGCAGCGCCGATTTCACAGGTTCGCCTGTTTAATGCGCATCCGACAGGTTCCATGAATAAAGATGAGCGCATCAATGCGCTGATCACAGATGGCGGCCTGCAGGGCTGCGGCAACTCGCAGAACTGTGTGGAATCTTGCCCGAAAGGCATTCCGCTTACAACTTCCATCGCTGCAATGAACCGGGCAGCTACGGTTCAGATGTTCCGTAACTTCTTCGGAAGCGACAGCATGGTAGATTAA